The following proteins are co-located in the Vigna angularis cultivar LongXiaoDou No.4 chromosome 2, ASM1680809v1, whole genome shotgun sequence genome:
- the LOC108327888 gene encoding bZIP transcription factor 53, translated as MASIQRSATSSGSEAGDPQIDERKRKRMLSNRESARRSRMRKQKQLEDLTDEVSRLQGANKKLVENIKAKEEACAETESANSILRAQTLELTERLRFLNSILEIAEEVGGLSVEIPDIPDPLLKPWQIPHPTQPIMATANMFLR; from the coding sequence ATGGCGTCGATTCAACGTTCGGCGACGAGCTCTGGATCTGAGGCAGGAGATCCGCAAATCGACGAGAGAAAGCGGAAGAGAATGCTGTCGAACCGCGAATCCGCGCGGCGATCGCGGATGAGGAAGCAGAAACAGCTGGAGGATTTGACCGATGAGGTTAGCAGATTGCAAGGCGCGAACAAGAAGCTTGTGGAGAACATAAAGGCCAAGGAAGAAGCGTGCGCTGAGACCGAATCAGCGAACAGCATTCTGAGGGCTCAGACTTTGGAACTGACCGAACGATTACGCTTCTTGAACTCTATCCTTGAAATCGCTGAAGAGGTCGGAGGTTTATCCGTTGAGATTCCCGATATTCCAGATCCTCTCCTCAAGCCGTGGCAGATTCCTCATCCGACGCAACCGATTATGGCCACCGCAAATATGTTTCTGCGTTGA